The following coding sequences are from one Granulicella sp. L56 window:
- a CDS encoding cupin domain-containing protein, with translation MFSELLPRAASIADGPAYWFLNSLNVVMATSESTGGAFSMVHHTAPVGHATPYHLHHVEDEAFFVLDGEFTFICDGKKTVLGPGGYIFLPRNIPHGIRCTGSSPSTMLVLAMPGTGFVGMMIEMAEPAEERTLPVPSAPDVEKLAMLCEKYKIDILGPLPG, from the coding sequence ATGTTTTCAGAGCTTTTACCCCGGGCCGCATCCATAGCCGACGGTCCAGCCTACTGGTTTCTTAACAGTCTTAACGTGGTTATGGCAACGAGCGAATCGACCGGAGGAGCGTTTTCTATGGTCCACCATACGGCGCCCGTCGGGCACGCTACTCCTTACCATCTCCACCACGTCGAAGATGAAGCATTCTTCGTTCTGGATGGTGAATTCACCTTCATCTGCGACGGGAAGAAAACGGTTCTAGGGCCTGGGGGATATATTTTTTTGCCACGCAATATTCCCCATGGAATCCGTTGCACCGGCTCTTCTCCTTCCACAATGCTGGTTTTGGCTATGCCCGGAACAGGTTTTGTCGGCATGATGATAGAAATGGCGGAGCCGGCCGAGGAACGCACCCTGCCCGTCCCCAGCGCACCCGACGTGGAGAAACTCGCGATGCTTTGTGAGAAGTACAAGATCGATATTCTCGGGCCATTACCTGGCTAA
- a CDS encoding triacylglycerol lipase, with product MSIEQYFKNLLHRNDNDPAAPIILPPLSATPMIAGRVLLIHGYSANWTGFIPWNDALTAAGVDTTPIAIGNYVTLNNEVTIKDLGEAFDRALQFTPWSTGTNDDTFTFDAIVHSTGMLVVRQWLTNDPYHPTDPRSRIRRLKHLVGLAPATFGSPQAKQGRSWLGALVKGNKDLGPDFLNAGDQVLLGLELASSYTWNLAHKDMLIDPPMYQTGSDTPYVTVFIGNIGYTGISAAANSPGSDGTVRWAGCALNTRKISFDLRRSPRLIDATGKSTRCIISPWAEGRIAVPMIAVDDKNHGTIISAPDPDVRDFIVRFLHLSNAEDYAAWEAAALNFGQPSLEKMNTESMSGTSGGAGWQQLVIHMVDDHGDGVPDFNFQLFIGDDLTQSDDPSFPSVPLIADAYTGDNSYRCFYIRINPEMLTLNAPGNCSKKMWIELIASSGSDLIQYNAYPGDDNSAQSLTVDHSGGSPVKFDITNLTHGGSLLYPYTTTLLEVFVQREPTPLGKVSTIFTFPQIV from the coding sequence ATGAGCATCGAGCAGTACTTCAAAAACCTTCTTCACCGCAACGACAATGATCCGGCGGCCCCAATCATACTCCCGCCCCTTTCAGCCACTCCGATGATCGCCGGCCGCGTTCTTCTCATCCACGGTTATTCCGCGAACTGGACAGGCTTCATTCCCTGGAACGATGCCCTCACCGCTGCCGGTGTAGACACTACTCCAATCGCCATTGGCAACTACGTCACCCTTAATAACGAAGTCACCATCAAGGATCTCGGCGAGGCTTTCGACCGTGCACTCCAATTTACCCCCTGGAGCACTGGAACGAACGATGACACCTTCACCTTCGATGCCATTGTCCATTCAACTGGAATGCTTGTTGTACGCCAGTGGCTCACCAACGACCCTTACCATCCAACTGATCCTCGGAGCCGCATTCGTCGCCTGAAGCATCTAGTAGGTCTAGCGCCGGCGACTTTCGGTTCACCCCAGGCAAAACAGGGGCGTAGTTGGCTCGGTGCTCTCGTCAAAGGCAACAAGGACCTTGGCCCCGACTTCCTTAATGCCGGCGACCAGGTTCTGCTCGGTCTCGAACTCGCTAGCAGCTACACCTGGAACCTTGCCCACAAGGACATGCTCATCGACCCTCCGATGTACCAAACCGGTTCGGACACACCATACGTCACCGTTTTTATCGGGAATATAGGCTACACCGGGATCTCTGCCGCAGCCAATTCGCCGGGCTCTGACGGGACGGTGCGCTGGGCCGGCTGCGCTCTCAACACTCGCAAGATTTCTTTCGATCTCCGCCGTTCACCACGTCTCATTGATGCCACAGGGAAATCCACTCGCTGCATCATAAGTCCTTGGGCAGAAGGACGCATCGCAGTTCCCATGATCGCCGTCGACGACAAAAATCACGGCACTATCATCTCCGCTCCTGACCCCGACGTCCGCGATTTCATCGTCCGCTTCCTTCATCTCTCCAATGCAGAAGACTACGCCGCCTGGGAGGCCGCCGCTCTCAACTTCGGTCAGCCCTCGCTGGAAAAGATGAACACGGAGAGCATGTCCGGTACAAGCGGTGGCGCAGGCTGGCAGCAACTGGTCATCCATATGGTTGACGATCACGGCGACGGTGTTCCTGACTTCAACTTTCAGCTCTTTATCGGTGATGACCTCACCCAATCCGATGACCCAAGCTTTCCATCTGTACCCCTCATCGCCGATGCATACACGGGTGACAATAGTTATCGTTGCTTCTATATCCGCATAAATCCCGAAATGCTTACCCTTAATGCTCCCGGCAACTGCTCAAAGAAAATGTGGATTGAGCTCATCGCGTCCAGCGGCTCAGACCTCATTCAGTACAATGCCTATCCTGGCGACGACAACTCGGCCCAATCACTCACCGTCGATCACAGCGGCGGTTCCCCCGTAAAATTCGATATTACGAATCTCACTCACGGCGGATCTCTCCTTTATCCCTACACCACGACTCTGCTTGAAGTTTTCGTTCAGCGTGAACCAACGCCCCTCGGGAAGGTCAGTACAATCTTTACTTTCCCACAGATCGTATGA